From the Candidatus Methanoplasma cognatum genome, one window contains:
- a CDS encoding PHP domain-containing protein, whose amino-acid sequence MDRAGKADMHIHTEYSGFGKLGFLGFPESMTRPWSLVERARKRGFDVICITDHDETAGAFIAQEYAKQFDDIEVVIGEEVMTSDGEIIGLFLTEKIEPGLTIEETVDIIREQGGLTIAPHPFSFHVPGLKERILDIDLDGFEVLNGGHPDRYSNAFAQAVMDRYPGRWAPISASDAHSKFTFGYSWTEFEGSTAEDLRKAILAKKTIPKGRTAPVLGEVQWSMEVVLGGQRLMYRSLRGKLPDKEDHALIEKVNSLSDLKKATAIVGGFMYLFPPVSFLATLASTTYLKRGAKRLRRDLEQRLEEMDDLIGNLDRRRTSSES is encoded by the coding sequence ATGGACCGTGCGGGAAAGGCGGATATGCACATCCATACAGAATACTCAGGGTTCGGAAAGTTAGGATTCCTCGGGTTTCCGGAATCCATGACAAGGCCCTGGTCTCTGGTGGAACGTGCCAGAAAGAGGGGGTTCGACGTCATCTGCATCACTGATCATGACGAGACGGCCGGCGCGTTCATTGCTCAGGAATACGCAAAACAGTTCGACGACATAGAAGTGGTTATAGGCGAAGAGGTCATGACCTCCGACGGAGAGATAATCGGCCTTTTCCTTACGGAAAAGATAGAGCCGGGCCTGACCATAGAGGAGACCGTCGACATCATAAGGGAGCAGGGCGGCCTGACCATCGCCCCCCACCCGTTCAGTTTCCATGTGCCCGGCCTGAAGGAGAGGATCCTCGACATAGATCTTGACGGTTTTGAGGTGCTCAACGGCGGACACCCCGACAGATATTCCAACGCCTTTGCGCAGGCCGTCATGGATCGGTATCCGGGAAGATGGGCGCCGATCTCCGCCAGTGACGCCCACTCAAAATTCACGTTCGGATACTCTTGGACGGAGTTCGAAGGCAGCACCGCGGAAGACCTCAGGAAAGCGATACTCGCCAAGAAAACGATCCCCAAAGGAAGGACGGCCCCCGTTCTGGGCGAAGTGCAATGGAGCATGGAAGTGGTCCTGGGCGGCCAGAGGCTGATGTACAGGTCCCTCAGAGGAAAACTTCCCGACAAAGAGGACCATGCCCTGATAGAAAAGGTCAACAGCCTGAGCGATCTGAAAAAAGCCACCGCCATAGTCGGCGGTTTCATGTACCTGTTCCCTCCGGTGTCATTCCTTGCCACGCTGGCAAGCACCACCTATCTCAAAAGGGGCGCAAAACGTTTGCGCCGCGATCTCGAGCAGAGGCTGGAAGAGATGGATGATCTGATCGGGAACCTCGACCGCCGCCGCACTTCTTCGGAATCTTGA
- a CDS encoding calcium/sodium antiporter, translating to MPIGAVLLYLGSGWLVEGAKRLAIRLGVTPFLVGLTVVALGLSVPEVATALASGHNPQMIIGNIVGSNIANVGLAIGLAAVISPVVCRYAGTKFEIFSMLAAVLIVSLMALTGTFGHIEGAILLIALFVFIYFTYRIKRNTPPRAGEAGYIEAVECKAPCLRRSALLVALGILFLYLGAMAFIEGASELAKALGMSHLMVGLVVVAVGVSLPELCICIVAAYRGENEIMVSNIIGSIIFNCFFALGAGVIFTAVEVTYYTLVFHLPVMVLMAAILALLIKNRNGITRWGGAMLVCIYSVYIALMLIFPELTQGLI from the coding sequence ATGCCGATCGGCGCAGTCCTTCTCTACTTAGGTTCGGGGTGGTTGGTGGAAGGCGCCAAGAGGCTGGCGATAAGGCTTGGGGTCACGCCGTTCTTAGTGGGACTTACCGTAGTTGCGTTGGGGCTGTCGGTGCCGGAGGTGGCGACGGCCCTCGCGAGCGGCCACAACCCGCAGATGATCATCGGCAACATCGTGGGAAGCAACATAGCGAACGTAGGCCTTGCGATAGGACTCGCCGCTGTGATATCCCCGGTTGTCTGCAGGTATGCCGGTACAAAGTTTGAGATCTTCTCCATGCTGGCGGCTGTTCTCATCGTTTCCCTCATGGCCCTTACGGGGACCTTTGGACACATTGAAGGCGCGATACTTCTCATTGCGCTGTTCGTTTTCATCTATTTCACTTACAGGATAAAAAGGAACACTCCGCCGCGTGCGGGCGAGGCCGGGTACATCGAGGCAGTAGAATGCAAAGCGCCCTGCCTTCGGAGAAGCGCCTTGCTGGTAGCCCTCGGCATCCTTTTCCTGTATCTGGGCGCGATGGCGTTCATCGAGGGCGCCTCCGAGCTGGCCAAGGCTCTGGGCATGTCACACCTCATGGTGGGTCTGGTCGTCGTTGCGGTGGGGGTGTCCCTCCCGGAGCTGTGCATATGCATAGTGGCCGCCTACCGCGGAGAGAATGAGATCATGGTAAGCAACATCATAGGGAGCATAATTTTCAACTGCTTCTTCGCGCTCGGCGCCGGAGTGATCTTTACGGCCGTGGAGGTCACATACTATACGCTGGTGTTCCATTTGCCGGTCATGGTCCTGATGGCGGCCATATTGGCGCTTCTTATCAAAAACAGGAACGGGATAACAAGATGGGGAGGAGCGATGCTTGTCTGCATATACTCAGTATACATCGCGCTCATGCTCATTTTCCCGGAGCTGACGCAGGGTCTGATCTGA
- a CDS encoding calcium/sodium antiporter yields the protein MSWILLGIPVGIVLLYLGSEWMVDGAKKMAIRLGVTPFMVGLTVVALGSSSPEVITSLVSSNNPQIIVGNIVGSNIANVGLAIGLAAVISPIVCRFAGIRFEIASMLAAVLIVSLLALTGTLGYVEGAVLVTALFIFIYLTYKLKRGAAAGDSGEEPSEKEESAKTPLWKCAALVAAGMIFLYFGARAFIEGAVELAGIFGVSDLMIGLIVVAVGVSLPELCICVVAAYRKENEIVVSNIVGSVVFNCFFALGVGVIYTTVEVTHYTMVFHLPVMILMAALLALMIKAGSRITRWEGAALICVYSSYIMLMGIFPELTQGLI from the coding sequence GTGTCATGGATCCTTCTGGGGATACCCGTCGGTATCGTCCTTCTCTATCTCGGTTCGGAATGGATGGTGGACGGCGCCAAGAAGATGGCGATAAGACTGGGGGTCACCCCATTCATGGTCGGTCTCACCGTGGTTGCGTTGGGGTCATCCTCTCCGGAGGTCATCACATCGTTGGTAAGCAGCAATAATCCGCAGATAATCGTAGGGAATATCGTCGGGAGCAACATAGCGAATGTGGGCCTTGCGATAGGGCTCGCGGCAGTTATATCGCCGATCGTCTGCAGGTTCGCTGGCATAAGATTTGAGATAGCCTCCATGCTGGCCGCCGTCCTCATTGTTTCTCTTTTAGCGCTCACGGGGACCCTGGGATACGTCGAAGGCGCGGTACTTGTCACAGCCTTGTTCATTTTCATTTATTTGACGTACAAGCTCAAAAGAGGCGCCGCCGCCGGTGACAGCGGAGAGGAACCATCTGAGAAGGAGGAAAGCGCAAAGACCCCCTTGTGGAAATGCGCTGCGCTGGTCGCCGCCGGCATGATCTTCCTGTATTTCGGAGCGAGGGCGTTCATAGAAGGAGCCGTCGAACTGGCGGGGATATTCGGCGTTTCGGACCTCATGATAGGACTGATCGTCGTGGCAGTAGGGGTTTCGCTTCCGGAGCTGTGCATCTGCGTCGTGGCAGCCTATCGTAAAGAGAACGAGATCGTCGTTAGCAACATTGTGGGGAGCGTGGTGTTCAACTGCTTCTTCGCGCTGGGCGTAGGAGTGATCTATACTACGGTGGAGGTAACGCATTACACAATGGTATTCCACCTGCCGGTCATGATCCTAATGGCGGCCCTGCTGGCTCTGATGATCAAAGCCGGGAGCAGGATAACGAGATGGGAAGGGGCGGCGCTGATATGCGTCTATTCATCATACATCATGCTCATGGGCATATTCCCGGAGCTGACGCAGGGTCTGATCTGA
- a CDS encoding DUF4143 domain-containing protein, producing MKQQYLDRIVDRELEASLKAFGAVLLEGPKWCGKTRTAMEHAASVIYLQDINKRKDYLKIADIMPSALLEGDTPRLIDEWQTIQVLWDGVRFEVDKRGETGQFILTGSAVPKDDSTMHTGTGRISRLFMRPMTLFESLESNGSVSLGTLFDGEDITGTSQLTIEKLAFALVRGGWPASIGVQESVALRRVREYIKAVINTDISRVDNVERNPERVRRLLRSLARNTSTMAKLTTINSDMAAGDETISDGTIASYMNALRRIFVIEDLPAWSPDMRSKTALRTSAKRHFVDPSIAAAVLRISPKGILKDFNTFGLLFESLCIRDLRVYAQALDGEVSHYHDKNDLEADAVIELYDGRWGAVEVKMGGDDIEEAAKNLMKLRGKIDTDSMGEPSFLMVITAGEYAYRRKDGVYIVPIGCLKD from the coding sequence GTGAAACAACAGTATCTGGATAGGATCGTGGACCGTGAGCTGGAAGCCAGTCTGAAGGCTTTCGGCGCAGTTTTGTTGGAAGGTCCAAAATGGTGCGGCAAAACTAGAACCGCTATGGAGCATGCCGCAAGCGTAATCTATCTGCAAGATATCAACAAAAGAAAAGACTATCTGAAAATAGCGGACATAATGCCGTCTGCCCTGCTGGAAGGAGATACGCCGCGTCTGATCGACGAGTGGCAGACAATACAGGTCCTCTGGGACGGAGTCCGTTTTGAGGTGGATAAGCGTGGAGAGACGGGGCAGTTCATACTCACCGGTTCCGCCGTGCCGAAGGATGACAGCACTATGCACACGGGAACAGGTCGCATCTCCAGATTATTTATGAGACCAATGACGTTGTTCGAATCGCTTGAGTCGAACGGTTCCGTTTCACTCGGAACACTTTTTGACGGAGAGGACATCACAGGTACGTCACAGCTCACGATAGAGAAGCTTGCGTTCGCACTGGTCAGAGGCGGGTGGCCCGCTTCTATTGGAGTGCAGGAATCGGTCGCTCTTAGGAGGGTGCGCGAATATATCAAGGCCGTAATCAATACCGATATCTCAAGGGTGGACAACGTTGAAAGGAATCCCGAGCGCGTCCGCAGATTGTTGCGGTCTCTGGCACGAAACACGTCAACAATGGCCAAACTGACAACCATAAACAGCGATATGGCCGCTGGGGACGAAACGATCTCTGACGGCACAATTGCATCATATATGAATGCTTTGAGGCGCATCTTCGTGATAGAGGATCTGCCGGCATGGAGTCCGGACATGCGTTCCAAGACCGCTTTGCGGACGTCGGCCAAACGACATTTCGTCGATCCGTCTATAGCTGCTGCCGTTCTTCGTATCTCGCCTAAAGGCATATTGAAGGATTTTAACACGTTTGGTCTGCTGTTCGAGTCGCTCTGCATCCGCGACCTGAGGGTGTACGCACAGGCGCTGGACGGAGAGGTATCCCATTATCACGACAAGAACGATCTGGAGGCGGATGCCGTCATCGAGCTCTATGACGGACGGTGGGGCGCGGTCGAAGTGAAGATGGGGGGAGACGATATAGAGGAAGCCGCCAAGAACCTGATGAAACTAAGGGGAAAGATAGACACCGACAGCATGGGCGAACCGTCCTTCCTGATGGTTATCACGGCCGGCGAATACGCATACCGCCGCAAGGACGGAGTATATATCGTTCCAATCGGTTGTCTGAAAGACTGA